The following proteins are co-located in the Terriglobia bacterium genome:
- a CDS encoding 1-(5-phosphoribosyl)-5-[(5-phosphoribosylamino)methylideneamino] imidazole-4-carboxamide isomerase: protein MLIPSIDLMGGKIVQLVQGERKALEFSDFDYWIERFTGYSVVQLIDLDGAMGKGSNRELLQQFTSRLRCQVGGGIRSVQAAQEVLAAGAQKIIVGSALVRGAQVNTAFAKELAQAVGTEQIVAALDARGGKVAVHGWRELAMVTPITMLREVERYCGGFLYTHIETEGLMQGIPLEAVRELRAATSRRLIVAGGVRSLEEVETLDAMGVDAVVGMAIYTGQMKT, encoded by the coding sequence GTGCTGATCCCGTCGATTGACCTGATGGGCGGGAAGATCGTGCAGTTGGTGCAGGGGGAACGCAAGGCGCTGGAGTTTTCCGATTTTGACTACTGGATCGAGCGCTTTACCGGATATTCGGTGGTGCAGTTGATCGACCTGGATGGGGCGATGGGGAAGGGCAGCAACCGTGAGTTGCTGCAGCAGTTCACGTCGCGACTGCGCTGCCAGGTTGGCGGGGGAATCCGCAGCGTGCAAGCGGCGCAGGAAGTGCTGGCCGCGGGAGCTCAAAAGATCATTGTCGGTTCAGCGCTGGTGCGGGGAGCGCAGGTGAACACGGCGTTCGCCAAGGAACTGGCGCAAGCGGTCGGTACGGAGCAGATCGTTGCCGCGCTCGACGCGCGCGGCGGCAAGGTCGCGGTGCACGGCTGGCGCGAACTTGCGATGGTGACGCCGATCACCATGCTCCGTGAGGTCGAAAGGTACTGCGGCGGGTTCCTCTATACGCATATCGAAACCGAAGGGCTGATGCAGGGAATCCCGCTGGAGGCCGTGCGCGAGCTACGCGCCGCCACCTCGCGCAGGCTGATCGTGGCCGGCGGCGTCCGGTCGCTGGAAGAGGTTGAGACCCTCGATGCCATGGGCGTGGACGCCGTGGTCGGGATGGCCATCTATACCGGACAAATGAAGACCTGA
- a CDS encoding OsmC family protein, with the protein MLGTFAGALDARQIDAKHGRLVAEVRGEIESDDGVLVIRRVHVKFLLKAPDTVRETVDRVHGIYKDKCPVYRTLRPAMEITSACELVPETGA; encoded by the coding sequence ATGTTGGGCACCTTTGCCGGGGCGCTGGATGCGCGCCAGATTGATGCCAAGCATGGCCGCCTGGTAGCCGAAGTTCGGGGAGAGATCGAATCCGACGACGGCGTCCTCGTGATCCGCCGCGTGCACGTGAAATTCTTGCTCAAAGCGCCCGACACCGTGCGCGAAACCGTGGACCGCGTGCATGGTATTTATAAGGACAAGTGCCCGGTCTATCGCACCTTGCGTCCGGCCATGGAAATCACTTCCGCTTGCGAACTCGTGCCGGAAACCGGGGCCTGA
- a CDS encoding class I SAM-dependent methyltransferase, which yields MRAGVRVMKLRFALLSVSVSSLAGKQRSNMQPILDDICLPPFMATSDCDDFEALMRIVAVRRPKLVLELGTAHGNTVANICRACPEARVVTVNALPEQLSGKSTTYDLSKDEIGRVYRQYGFADRVVQVWANTMQLDLSPYLPHSTVDLAIVDACHDCEYVINDFHKVIPYVRPGGMVLLHDTHPSLSAHLWSSYKACMTLRRLGFNICHIQDTWWGVWIKQADEGGRAAT from the coding sequence GTGCGCGCCGGCGTCAGAGTAATGAAGCTGAGGTTCGCGCTGCTATCAGTTTCAGTGTCGTCTCTGGCCGGCAAGCAAAGATCGAACATGCAGCCCATCCTGGACGACATTTGCCTGCCACCATTCATGGCGACAAGCGATTGTGACGATTTCGAAGCACTGATGCGAATCGTGGCGGTGCGTCGCCCGAAGTTGGTTCTGGAATTGGGCACGGCCCACGGCAACACGGTGGCGAATATCTGCCGTGCGTGCCCGGAAGCGCGGGTAGTTACGGTAAATGCTCTGCCGGAGCAACTCAGCGGCAAATCGACAACTTACGATCTTTCGAAGGATGAGATCGGCCGCGTGTACCGCCAGTACGGGTTCGCGGATCGGGTGGTGCAGGTTTGGGCCAATACGATGCAACTCGACCTTTCGCCTTATCTACCCCATTCCACCGTGGACTTGGCGATTGTTGACGCCTGCCATGACTGCGAGTATGTGATCAATGACTTCCACAAGGTCATTCCGTACGTGCGGCCCGGCGGAATGGTGCTGCTGCACGATACGCACCCCTCCTTGTCGGCGCACTTGTGGAGTAGCTATAAGGCGTGCATGACGCTAAGACGGCTCGGTTTCAATATTTGTCACATTCAGGACACGTGGTGGGGGGTCTGGATCAAGCAAGCTGACGAAGGCGGGCGCGCAGCAACATAA
- a CDS encoding multicopper oxidase domain-containing protein yields MAKDVRVGVVCAVLVWAAALTLSAQSASGGQLAGASKTASSRAKRAVPAGKVRTYYIAADEVEWDYTPSNQDHMSSGGKFDAYGKIFVEQAKNRIGKVYRKAIYREYTDETFATLKKRPPEWEHLGMMGPLIRAEVGDTIKVVFRNNASQPYSMHPHGVSYKKDSEGAPYPDMTMEQTGLVPPHQTHVYTWEVPERAGPGPNDPSSIVWLYHSHNYEPKDVNAGLIGPMVITRRGMARPDGSPKDVDREFAALFMIIDENQSPYLRHNIDTYAGDPKSIDKLEAVPADPDGNAHLVLGRGFAIVNHKATINGYMYGNGPMMTMKVGEHVRWYLLSMGDGFNFHTPHWHGNVVTVAGQRTDILPLSPATFVTADMVPDNPGIWMFHCHVSDHMTSGMTTHYQVLP; encoded by the coding sequence ATGGCAAAGGACGTTCGTGTAGGCGTTGTGTGTGCCGTGCTGGTTTGGGCGGCAGCTCTTACTCTCAGTGCGCAATCCGCAAGCGGCGGACAATTGGCGGGAGCTTCGAAGACCGCAAGCAGCCGGGCGAAGCGGGCGGTGCCAGCGGGCAAGGTTCGGACTTACTACATTGCGGCCGACGAGGTCGAATGGGACTATACCCCCAGCAACCAAGATCACATGAGCAGCGGGGGCAAATTCGACGCCTACGGCAAGATCTTTGTGGAGCAGGCGAAGAACCGGATCGGCAAGGTCTACCGCAAGGCGATCTACCGAGAGTACACGGACGAGACATTCGCCACGCTGAAGAAGCGTCCTCCGGAGTGGGAGCACCTCGGCATGATGGGTCCGCTGATCCGTGCCGAGGTTGGAGACACGATCAAGGTCGTTTTCCGCAACAACGCATCGCAGCCGTACAGTATGCATCCGCATGGCGTGTCGTATAAGAAAGACTCGGAAGGTGCGCCCTATCCGGACATGACAATGGAGCAGACCGGCCTGGTGCCGCCTCACCAGACCCACGTCTACACCTGGGAAGTGCCGGAGCGAGCGGGGCCGGGACCGAACGACCCGAGTTCCATCGTCTGGCTGTATCACTCGCACAATTACGAACCGAAGGATGTGAATGCCGGCCTGATTGGTCCGATGGTGATTACGCGCCGAGGCATGGCCCGTCCCGACGGCAGCCCCAAAGATGTGGATCGCGAATTCGCGGCTCTGTTCATGATCATTGACGAGAATCAGAGCCCGTACCTCCGGCACAACATCGACACCTATGCGGGCGATCCGAAATCCATCGACAAACTGGAGGCAGTGCCCGCCGATCCCGACGGCAATGCACACCTGGTGCTGGGCCGGGGGTTTGCCATCGTGAACCACAAGGCCACGATCAACGGCTACATGTACGGAAACGGCCCTATGATGACGATGAAGGTAGGGGAGCATGTGCGCTGGTACCTGCTGTCCATGGGAGATGGCTTCAACTTCCACACGCCGCATTGGCACGGCAATGTGGTGACCGTTGCCGGGCAGCGCACGGATATTCTGCCGTTATCGCCGGCTACGTTCGTGACCGCCGATATGGTTCCGGACAACCCTGGTATCTGGATGTTTCACTGCCATGTGTCGGACCACATGACGTCCGGGATGACCACTCACTACCAGGTACTACCGTGA
- a CDS encoding ATP-binding cassette domain-containing protein → MATTAIHCEALGKRYRLGERPTNSLREALMKRLSAPFHRDPTTKAEGNGDGTIWALRNASFEIGEGEVVGIIGRNGAGKSTLLKVLARITEPTEGFAEVRGRIGSLLEVGTGFHPELTGRENIFLNGAILGMRKAEITRKFDEIVAFAEIEKFLDTPVKRYSSGMYVRLAFAVAAHLEPEILLVDEVLAVGDAPFQKKCFERVRAVGRSGRTILFVSHNMAALRQVCQRGIILDGGRVVADGEINEVVDQYLVTVDLASAQTVESETPTCILQDVQIRSLTSPVIKTYDAVEVRARFTAKVAMKDPGIYVSFLTLDSHRLTGVVTKDMETFPPLEAGQTVEMGFVIEDFPLLAGTYDMEVQFRDTAEQKYEFVPAMFRFTVAETPVYGVRKTDGWFGHVALHAHPFSSQKESTLMQAVPRDGKKGRT, encoded by the coding sequence ATGGCTACTACCGCGATTCATTGTGAAGCGCTCGGCAAACGCTACCGGCTGGGCGAGCGTCCCACTAACTCCTTGCGAGAGGCGCTGATGAAGCGGTTGAGCGCGCCCTTTCACCGGGACCCGACAACGAAGGCGGAAGGCAATGGGGACGGGACGATCTGGGCGCTGCGCAACGCTTCCTTCGAGATCGGCGAAGGCGAGGTGGTGGGGATTATCGGGCGCAATGGGGCGGGGAAGAGCACCCTGCTGAAGGTACTGGCGCGGATCACGGAGCCGACCGAAGGTTTTGCCGAGGTGCGCGGGCGGATTGGGTCGTTGCTGGAGGTAGGCACCGGGTTTCATCCGGAGTTGACGGGGCGGGAAAACATTTTCCTGAACGGCGCGATCCTGGGGATGAGGAAGGCGGAGATCACGCGCAAGTTCGACGAGATCGTTGCGTTTGCGGAGATCGAGAAGTTCCTGGACACGCCGGTGAAGCGCTACTCCAGCGGCATGTACGTGCGCTTGGCGTTTGCTGTGGCGGCGCACCTGGAGCCGGAAATCCTGCTGGTGGACGAAGTGCTGGCGGTGGGGGATGCGCCATTCCAGAAGAAGTGCTTTGAGCGGGTGCGGGCGGTGGGACGAAGCGGGCGGACGATCCTGTTTGTCAGCCACAACATGGCGGCGCTGCGGCAGGTATGCCAGCGCGGGATCATCCTGGACGGGGGCCGGGTGGTTGCGGATGGAGAGATCAATGAGGTCGTAGATCAGTACTTGGTGACGGTGGACCTGGCGAGTGCGCAAACGGTGGAGTCGGAAACCCCCACCTGCATCCTGCAGGACGTGCAGATCCGGTCGCTGACCAGCCCGGTGATCAAGACCTACGACGCGGTCGAAGTGCGGGCACGGTTTACGGCAAAAGTGGCAATGAAGGATCCTGGCATCTACGTGTCGTTCCTGACCCTGGACAGTCACAGGCTTACGGGCGTGGTGACGAAGGACATGGAGACGTTTCCGCCGCTGGAGGCGGGGCAAACGGTGGAAATGGGATTCGTGATCGAAGATTTTCCGCTGCTTGCGGGAACCTACGACATGGAGGTGCAATTCCGCGACACCGCGGAACAGAAATACGAATTCGTGCCGGCGATGTTCCGGTTCACTGTGGCAGAGACGCCGGTGTACGGCGTGAGGAAGACGGACGGCTGGTTTGGCCACGTAGCGCTGCACGCGCATCCGTTCTCGTCACAAAAGGAGTCCACTTTGATGCAGGCTGTGCCACGCGACGGGAAGAAGGGGAGAACCTAA
- a CDS encoding PIG-L family deacetylase → MAHRLRSRLTTVVIAVVLACGAGIAQEIPAPDRGSNALVEMLSRLRTTARLLHTTAHPDDDDGSMLAYESRGQGAETMMLTLNRGEGGQNKFGAALSDELGILRTLELLEADRFYGVEQRFTRVVDFGYSKTADETFQKWRGHDAALADMVRVIRTFRPDVIVSRFDGSGRDGHGNHQASGILSREAFRAAADSKRFPEQIREGLFPWQAKKLYIGNIRGEDGANLRLNVGTYDPVLGTSFAQFATEGLKHQMSQGVGGFYNPPGNLFRTYRLVDSVLPAGAAMENGFFDGIDTTLPGIAARLGSEEGNAPFLRPALAAIAKAVDDAAAAFKPTDPSPSAAPLLTGLKQINVLIEQVNAAQLSPAGKAKVLTDLRTKQRQLEEAANLALGMELDASVDAERQQSFFGFFRQEETFQMAVPGQTFTVTARLYNRGRQTITAKDIELELPAGWQATKVKSELRTLASNEQAWAQFQVTVPGDARYTRPYWHRDDPLQAVYTIDDPLYATLPLPPWPVQAHASFKLAENTGSISSVAKVKFIDPTYGQSERPLAVGPPLAIEVDPPVQVTSTHRDGAIAVTVGVRNNVNGVTQGAVRLHAPRGWRVTPESQPAEFSAGGESKHYTFHVTPAEMREGVLPLRAVLEYDGKQYAEGYEIIGRRDIGDFYYYRPAEQKVSAVDVMAPANLRVGYIMGAGDDIPTVLQQLGVQVEMITPGDLASGDLSRFHTIVLGIRTYDVRTDVRAYNRRLLDYVNNGGTLLVQYNASMGVFNAGHFTPYPASLSYERVTVEEAPVQILDAANPIFRSPNRIGEGDFKGWVQERGLYFMGSWDPHFKPLLSSHDPEEPAREGGLLVAPYGKGFYIYTGYAFFRQLPAGVPGAVRLFVNLLSASASQQAVSGDTGARERLSP, encoded by the coding sequence ATGGCGCACAGGTTGCGGTCGAGGCTGACTACCGTTGTCATCGCCGTGGTTCTGGCATGTGGGGCGGGGATTGCGCAGGAAATTCCCGCCCCGGACCGTGGTTCCAATGCGCTGGTGGAGATGCTTTCCCGCCTGCGCACCACGGCGCGCTTACTGCACACCACCGCACACCCGGACGACGACGACGGCAGCATGCTCGCTTACGAGTCGCGCGGACAGGGCGCGGAGACGATGATGCTCACGCTCAACCGCGGCGAGGGCGGGCAGAACAAGTTCGGCGCGGCGCTGTCGGATGAGCTTGGAATCCTGCGCACGCTGGAGTTGCTGGAAGCGGACCGCTTTTACGGAGTGGAGCAGCGCTTTACGCGCGTGGTCGATTTCGGATATTCCAAGACCGCCGACGAGACGTTTCAAAAGTGGAGAGGACACGACGCGGCGCTTGCCGACATGGTGCGCGTGATCCGCACCTTCCGGCCTGATGTGATCGTGTCGCGCTTCGACGGGAGCGGGCGGGACGGGCATGGCAATCATCAGGCATCCGGCATTCTGTCGCGAGAGGCATTTCGCGCCGCCGCCGATTCGAAGCGGTTTCCCGAACAGATTCGCGAAGGGCTGTTTCCGTGGCAGGCCAAGAAGCTCTACATCGGCAACATTCGCGGTGAGGATGGCGCCAATCTGCGGCTGAACGTGGGCACATATGACCCGGTCCTGGGAACGTCGTTTGCGCAGTTCGCCACCGAGGGGCTGAAGCACCAGATGTCGCAGGGAGTCGGCGGCTTCTACAACCCGCCGGGAAACCTGTTTCGCACATACAGGCTGGTGGACTCGGTGCTGCCGGCGGGTGCGGCGATGGAGAACGGATTTTTCGACGGGATTGACACAACCTTACCCGGGATTGCTGCACGATTGGGCAGCGAAGAGGGGAACGCGCCATTTCTGCGGCCTGCACTGGCGGCAATCGCGAAGGCGGTGGACGATGCCGCGGCGGCGTTCAAACCGACTGATCCGTCGCCGTCGGCTGCGCCACTGCTCACGGGGCTGAAGCAGATCAATGTGCTGATCGAGCAAGTGAACGCTGCTCAACTATCGCCGGCCGGCAAAGCTAAAGTGTTGACGGACCTGCGGACCAAGCAGCGGCAGCTTGAGGAAGCAGCCAATCTGGCGCTCGGGATGGAGTTGGATGCGTCAGTTGACGCGGAACGGCAACAGTCGTTTTTCGGATTCTTTCGTCAGGAAGAGACGTTTCAAATGGCGGTACCGGGCCAGACATTCACGGTGACGGCGCGGCTCTACAACCGCGGGCGGCAGACGATCACGGCGAAGGACATTGAACTGGAGCTTCCGGCGGGATGGCAAGCGACGAAGGTGAAGTCGGAACTGCGCACGCTGGCGTCCAACGAGCAGGCGTGGGCGCAATTCCAGGTCACAGTTCCCGGTGATGCGCGTTACACACGGCCGTACTGGCATCGCGACGACCCGCTACAGGCGGTGTACACAATTGACGATCCGCTGTACGCGACGCTGCCACTGCCGCCGTGGCCGGTCCAGGCGCACGCGTCCTTCAAGCTGGCCGAAAACACGGGCAGCATATCTTCGGTGGCGAAGGTGAAGTTCATTGATCCGACTTATGGGCAGTCGGAAAGGCCGCTGGCGGTCGGGCCGCCGCTTGCCATCGAAGTGGATCCGCCGGTACAGGTGACTTCCACGCATCGCGATGGCGCAATCGCGGTCACGGTTGGAGTTCGTAACAACGTGAACGGCGTGACGCAGGGAGCGGTGCGCCTGCATGCGCCGAGGGGATGGCGAGTCACGCCGGAATCGCAGCCGGCCGAATTCAGCGCGGGCGGCGAATCCAAGCATTACACGTTCCATGTTACGCCGGCGGAGATGCGGGAGGGAGTTCTTCCGCTGCGGGCGGTGCTCGAGTACGACGGCAAGCAGTACGCGGAAGGCTACGAGATCATCGGGCGGCGCGACATCGGCGATTTTTATTATTACCGGCCGGCGGAGCAAAAGGTGAGCGCGGTGGACGTGATGGCGCCGGCGAATTTGCGCGTCGGGTACATCATGGGCGCGGGCGACGACATCCCGACCGTGCTGCAGCAACTGGGGGTGCAGGTGGAGATGATCACGCCGGGGGACCTCGCATCGGGCGACCTGAGCCGGTTTCACACCATCGTGCTCGGCATCCGGACCTACGATGTGCGCACCGATGTGCGGGCGTACAACCGGCGGCTGCTCGATTACGTGAACAACGGCGGCACCCTGCTGGTGCAGTACAACGCCTCGATGGGCGTGTTTAACGCCGGACACTTCACGCCGTATCCGGCGTCGCTCAGCTACGAGCGGGTCACGGTGGAGGAAGCGCCAGTGCAGATTCTGGATGCGGCGAACCCGATATTCCGCTCGCCGAACCGGATCGGCGAGGGCGATTTCAAGGGATGGGTGCAGGAGCGCGGACTCTACTTCATGGGCTCGTGGGACCCGCATTTCAAGCCGCTGCTGTCGTCGCACGACCCGGAGGAGCCGGCGCGTGAGGGTGGCCTGCTGGTGGCGCCGTACGGGAAGGGATTCTATATCTACACGGGGTACGCGTTCTTCCGCCAACTGCCGGCGGGGGTGCCGGGCGCGGTGCGGCTGTTCGTGAACCTGCTAAGCGCGAGCGCGTCACAGCAAGCGGTGAGCGGCGACACAGGCGCACGTGAGCGTTTGTCGCCATAG
- a CDS encoding phosphotransferase translates to MEVLKKLFEQLFHSPVERVQPLQGQLGGSGRNVIRLSSDKHSAVGILYEVREENVAFLEFSRHFRRHGLPVPEIYAEDLSQGAYLEEDLGDTTLFEFISKNRAGDEIAPQAVEAYRKVAALLPRFQVEAGRDLNYKVCYPRASFDRQSIAWDLNYFKYYFLRLAGIPFNEQALEDDFGRLTKFLWSAERDYFLYRDFQSRNVMLRDGNPYFLDYQGGRKGALQYDIASLLYDAKADLPPELRQQLLDHYLDRLAGFIALDRPAFMQHYYAFVYVRIMQAMGAYGFRGFYERKPHFLQSVPYALKNVRWLLHNVELPIALPTLTAAFQSMLGSEKLRSVASEAENLTVRIFSFSFHRGGPPKDETGHGGGFVFDSRSLPNPGREEPYKALTGKDEPVIEYLNRQESVHRFLANVIALVDASVSSYQRRGFKNLMVAFGCTGGQHRSVYCAEALAKHLRGRDSIEVVVRHLGLEPMER, encoded by the coding sequence ATGGAAGTTCTCAAGAAACTTTTCGAGCAACTCTTCCACTCGCCGGTGGAGCGGGTGCAGCCGCTGCAGGGGCAGCTCGGCGGTTCGGGGCGCAACGTCATCCGGCTGAGCAGCGACAAACATAGCGCGGTTGGAATTCTGTACGAGGTGCGCGAAGAAAACGTCGCGTTCCTGGAGTTCTCCCGGCATTTTCGCCGGCACGGTTTGCCGGTGCCGGAAATCTATGCGGAGGATCTAAGTCAGGGCGCGTACCTGGAAGAAGACCTGGGGGATACCACCCTGTTCGAATTTATCTCGAAAAATCGGGCCGGCGACGAGATCGCGCCCCAGGCGGTGGAAGCTTACCGCAAGGTTGCCGCCCTGTTGCCGCGGTTCCAAGTCGAGGCCGGGCGCGATCTGAATTACAAGGTGTGCTACCCGCGCGCGAGCTTCGATCGCCAGTCCATCGCCTGGGACCTGAATTATTTCAAATACTATTTCCTCCGGCTCGCCGGGATTCCCTTCAATGAGCAGGCGCTGGAAGACGATTTCGGGCGCTTGACGAAATTCCTGTGGAGCGCCGAGCGCGATTATTTTCTGTATCGCGACTTCCAGTCACGCAACGTCATGTTGCGCGACGGCAACCCCTACTTCCTGGATTACCAGGGCGGACGCAAGGGCGCGCTGCAATACGACATCGCGTCGCTTTTGTACGATGCCAAGGCCGATCTGCCGCCGGAATTGCGCCAGCAATTGCTCGATCATTATCTCGACCGGCTGGCGGGGTTCATCGCGCTCGACCGCCCAGCGTTTATGCAGCACTACTATGCCTTCGTCTACGTCCGCATCATGCAGGCCATGGGAGCGTATGGATTTCGCGGGTTTTATGAGCGCAAGCCGCACTTCCTGCAAAGCGTGCCGTATGCGCTGAAAAACGTGCGCTGGCTGCTGCACAACGTTGAGTTGCCGATCGCGTTGCCGACCCTGACGGCCGCGTTCCAGAGCATGCTCGGTTCGGAAAAACTGCGGAGCGTGGCGTCGGAAGCGGAAAACTTGACGGTGCGGATCTTCAGTTTCTCGTTCCACCGCGGCGGACCGCCGAAAGACGAGACCGGGCATGGCGGCGGATTTGTTTTTGACAGCCGCAGCCTGCCGAACCCCGGGCGCGAAGAGCCTTACAAGGCTTTGACCGGCAAAGACGAGCCGGTGATTGAATATCTCAACCGGCAAGAGAGCGTGCACCGGTTTCTCGCCAACGTCATAGCGCTGGTGGATGCCAGCGTGAGCTCGTACCAACGCCGCGGATTCAAGAACCTGATGGTGGCGTTCGGCTGCACCGGCGGCCAGCACCGCTCGGTGTACTGCGCGGAAGCGCTAGCGAAGCACTTGCGCGGCAGAGACAGCATTGAGGTGGTGGTGCGGCACCTTGGGTTGGAGCCCATGGAGCGATGA
- a CDS encoding nucleotidyltransferase family protein has protein sequence MKAMVLAAGLGTRLRPLTNDRPKALVEVAGRTLLEITLTRLRSFDFCEVILNAHHFAERIVEYLKKNGNFGMRIEVSREEVLLDTGGGLKKAAWFFLDDANRLDEPFVLHNVDVISTIDLRRMVQFHRDHQALATLAVKERETSRYLLFGEQLQLCGRRAGQDGRAELVWPSERPRALAFSGIHVISPRIFGKVREEGIFSIVDAYLRLAGQGEKILAFRADEYYWRDLGRLEHVRQAEQDLKKER, from the coding sequence ATGAAAGCGATGGTTCTGGCCGCCGGACTGGGCACGCGCTTGCGGCCGCTCACCAACGACCGGCCGAAGGCGCTGGTGGAAGTTGCCGGCCGCACGCTGCTGGAGATCACGCTCACCCGCCTGCGCAGCTTCGACTTCTGCGAAGTGATCCTCAACGCGCATCACTTCGCCGAGAGGATCGTCGAGTACCTGAAAAAGAACGGCAACTTCGGCATGAGGATCGAAGTGTCGCGCGAGGAGGTGTTGCTCGACACCGGCGGTGGACTGAAAAAAGCCGCCTGGTTTTTTCTCGACGACGCCAACCGGCTTGACGAACCGTTCGTCCTGCACAATGTGGACGTGATCAGCACGATTGACCTGCGCCGCATGGTGCAGTTTCATCGTGACCATCAGGCCCTGGCGACGCTGGCGGTAAAAGAGCGGGAAACCTCTCGCTACCTGCTGTTCGGCGAGCAGCTTCAGCTTTGCGGGCGGCGCGCGGGGCAAGATGGAAGAGCCGAGTTGGTCTGGCCTTCAGAGCGGCCACGAGCGCTGGCATTTTCCGGCATCCACGTTATCTCCCCGCGCATTTTTGGCAAGGTGAGGGAAGAAGGTATCTTCTCGATCGTCGACGCCTATCTGCGCCTGGCAGGGCAGGGAGAGAAGATTCTTGCCTTCCGCGCCGATGAATACTATTGGCGCGACCTCGGCAGGCTGGAGCACGTGCGGCAAGCCGAGCAGGATTTGAAGAAGGAACGTTAA
- the hisH gene encoding imidazole glycerol phosphate synthase subunit HisH, with the protein MITIVDYKAGNLASVQKAFTHLGCVTEITSDPDVVGAASRVVLPGVGNFSATRALAESGVREAIARAIARGVPFLGICVGMQWLFEGSEEAAGVIGLGAFGGACARFPSAVKAPHVGWNTVRRTADSRLLRGMSPEFFVYYTHSYRAPAAEGTVGCTEYGGEFAAVVERDNVFGVQFHPEKSGEAGLRLLRNFLQC; encoded by the coding sequence GTGATCACGATTGTTGACTACAAGGCGGGCAACCTCGCTTCGGTGCAGAAGGCGTTCACGCACCTCGGGTGTGTGACCGAGATCACCAGCGATCCGGACGTCGTCGGGGCAGCGTCGCGGGTAGTGCTGCCTGGAGTAGGGAATTTTTCGGCAACGCGGGCGCTGGCCGAGTCGGGTGTACGCGAGGCCATCGCGCGGGCCATCGCGCGGGGTGTGCCGTTCCTGGGGATCTGCGTGGGAATGCAATGGCTGTTCGAGGGCAGCGAGGAAGCGGCAGGGGTCATCGGGCTGGGAGCGTTCGGCGGCGCGTGCGCGCGGTTCCCGTCGGCGGTGAAGGCGCCGCACGTGGGGTGGAACACGGTGCGGCGGACGGCGGACTCTCGGCTGCTGCGCGGCATGAGTCCGGAGTTCTTCGTCTACTACACGCACTCGTATCGCGCGCCGGCAGCCGAGGGAACCGTGGGCTGCACCGAGTACGGCGGGGAATTTGCGGCGGTGGTGGAACGAGACAATGTGTTCGGGGTGCAATTTCACCCGGAAAAATCAGGCGAAGCGGGACTGCGGCTGCTGAGGAATTTTTTGCAATGCTGA
- the hisF gene encoding imidazole glycerol phosphate synthase subunit HisF — translation MLTKRIIACLDVDAGRVVKGTRFVNLRDAGDPAELAAAHAAAGADEIVLLDITATHERRSTLLETVRRTARELFIPFTVGGGIGALEEARAVFEAGADKIAINSAAVRRPELITEIAERFGSQAVVVAIDAKSNGDGHHQVYVSGGRTPVERRAVEWAREAEARGAGEILLTSMDRDGTRAGFDCALTAAIEGAVSIPVIASGGAGCVGHFVEVLREGRADAALAASIFHFGVHDIRQLKRELQAASISVRFPC, via the coding sequence ATGCTGACCAAGCGAATCATCGCCTGCCTCGACGTGGATGCCGGACGGGTGGTGAAGGGCACGCGGTTTGTGAATTTGCGGGACGCCGGCGATCCGGCCGAACTTGCGGCCGCTCACGCCGCAGCGGGCGCGGATGAAATCGTGCTGCTCGACATCACGGCCACGCACGAGCGCCGAAGCACGCTGCTGGAGACGGTGCGACGGACAGCGCGCGAACTGTTCATCCCGTTCACGGTCGGGGGAGGAATCGGAGCACTCGAGGAAGCGCGCGCGGTGTTCGAGGCGGGGGCGGACAAGATCGCGATTAACTCCGCCGCCGTGCGCCGGCCGGAGCTGATCACGGAGATTGCGGAGCGCTTCGGCTCGCAGGCGGTGGTGGTCGCAATTGATGCCAAGTCGAATGGTGACGGCCATCACCAGGTATATGTGTCGGGCGGACGGACGCCGGTGGAGCGTCGGGCGGTGGAATGGGCGCGCGAAGCGGAAGCGCGCGGCGCGGGCGAAATTCTGCTGACCTCGATGGACCGCGACGGTACACGCGCCGGCTTCGATTGCGCCCTGACGGCGGCCATCGAGGGCGCGGTCTCGATCCCGGTAATTGCTTCCGGGGGCGCCGGGTGCGTCGGGCATTTCGTCGAGGTGTTGCGCGAGGGGCGCGCCGACGCCGCACTCGCGGCATCCATCTTTCATTTCGGGGTTCACGATATCCGCCAGCTCAAGCGGGAATTGCAGGCGGCTTCCATTTCGGTGAGGTTCCCGTGCTGA